A part of Eremothecium sinecaudum strain ATCC 58844 chromosome VII, complete sequence genomic DNA contains:
- the AIM7 gene encoding Aim7p (Syntenic homolog of Ashbya gossypii AGL031W; Syntenic homolog of Saccharomyces cerevisiae YDR063W (AIM7)): MSALTSIPQNTKDRIRQFRFSTSRADTIKAIILCIQRSPSYEVIIDEECTEEAEEVNNIEDLRDVLPANEPRYVLLAYPTSTVDLRKRTLLVLLYWKPVTVVSQEWKMVYAGALEHVRSECAPNKYVEVTSSLEDDNDVDELKGQLEIK, from the coding sequence ATGTCAGCACTAACTTCCATACCTCAAAATACTAAGGACCGTATTCGTCAATTCCGGTTTTCTACGTCCAGAGCTGATACAATCAAGGCCATTATTCTATGCATTCAACGTTCCCCAAGTTATGAAGTAATAATTGATGAGGAATGCACGGAAGAAGCTGAAGAAGTAAATAATATTGAGGATCTTCGGGATGTACTACCTGCTAATGAGCCGAGGTATGTCCTACTTGCATACCCTACTTCAACAGTTGATTTGCGAAAAAGGACATTGCTCGTTCTTCTCTACTGGAAACCTGTTACCGTTGTTTCTCAAGAATGGAAAATGGTCTACGCAGGTGCACTAGAGCATGTGAGGAGCGAGTGTGCTCCCAATAAGTATGTGGAAGTCACATCTAGTCTTGAGGACGATAACGACGTTGACGAGCTAAAGGGCCAGCTAGAAATCAAGTGA
- the RPS13 gene encoding 40S ribosomal protein uS15 (Syntenic homolog of Ashbya gossypii AGL030W; Syntenic homolog of Saccharomyces cerevisiae YDR064W (RPS13); 1-intron in Ashbya gossypii), which produces MGRMHSKGKGMSSSAIPYSRNAPAWFKGSSDAVVEQIIKYARKGLTPSQIGVLLRDAHGVTQAKVVTGNKIMRILKSNGLAPEIPEDLYFLIKKAVSVRKHLERNRKDKDAKFRLILIESRIHRLARYYRTVSVLPPNWKYESATASALVN; this is translated from the exons ATGGGTCGTATGCATTCTAAG GGTAAGGGTatgtcttcttctgctATCCCATACAGCAGAAACGCCCCAGCTTGGTTCAAGGGTTCTTCTGATGCCGTTGTTGAGCAAATCATCAAGTACGCCAGAAAGGGTCTGACTCCTTCTCAAATTGGTGTTTTGTTGAGAGATGCTCACGGTGTCACCCAAGCTAAGGTTGTTACTGGTAACAAGATCATGAGAATCTTGAAGTCCAACGGTTTGGCTCCAGAAATCCCAGAAGACTTGTACTTCTTGATCAAGAAGGCTGTCTCTGTCAGAAAGCACTTGGAAAGAAACAGAAAGGACAAGGATGCTAAGTTCAGATTGATTTTGATTGAATCTAGAATTCACAGATTGGCTAGATACTACAGAACTGTCTCTGTTTTACCACCTAACTGGAAATACGAATCTGCCACTGCTTCTGCTTTGGTTAACTAG
- the CTF19 gene encoding Ctf19p (Syntenic homolog of Ashbya gossypii AGL029W; Syntenic homolog of Saccharomyces cerevisiae YPL018W (CTF19)), translated as MDFTSDLYADDGDIPSTSTRGTSGRSSDLVNNEELELVRLQERKVSLIAQREELLAEVTKHQQKLIDFRENPSLELKGTEKSKKPVDLVHLPNDPGSLLELFTKTLPIVNSIKRQKKVDEIDVINGNSELEDELAAKYDALPLLNSDLRLKMLRRSCPYMKVELLKPPSVQILYLSETDLDSKFTLGYEVDIDTNNGKVLSLENLKVSDNIVSDFEVLLDYATSTLNIGYLLFGCNEFARLCVSRKTVLSNLKQSVLNSISHIEVIDENEQSIKLAKFAWKIKVEYSISFITETLPSPCSQIFVTLYKNGQKTKSVQDIVNGMIKEYGVVGGIVEFIKSLFI; from the coding sequence ATGGATTTTACCTCGGACCTGTATGCTGATGATGGGGATATACCATCTACATCTACCAGAGGTACTTCTGGAAGGAGCAGCGACCTTGTGAATAATGAGGAACTTGAGTTAGTCCGACTACAAGAAAGGAAAGTTTCGCTAATAGCTCAGCGTGAGGAATTGTTGGCAGAAGTGACCAAGCATCAACAGAAGTTAATTGATTTTAGAGAGAATCCTAGCTTAGAATTAAAAGGCACCGAGAAATCTAAGAAACCGGTAGATCTTGTACATTTACCAAATGATCCAGGATCACTGCTTGAATTGTTCACTAAAACATTACCGATTGTCAATAGCATAAAGCGGCAGAAGAAGGTCGATGAAATAGATGTTATCAATGGCAATTCCGAGTTAGAGGACGAGCTTGCAGCAAAATACGATGCTCTTCCTTTGTTGAACAGTGACTTAAGACTAAAAATGTTAAGAAGGTCTTGTCCCTATATGAAGGTCGAACTACTAAAACCACCTTCTGTTCAGATACTTTACCTATCTGAGACTGATTTAGATTCCAAATTTACTTTAGGATATGAAGTTGATATTGATACTAATAACGGGAAAGTATTATCGTTGGAGAATTTAAAAGTCTCAGACAACATCGTCTCTGATTTCGAAGTATTACTTGACTACGCAACATCTACATTAAATATAGGTTATCTTTTGTTCGGTTGCAATGAATTCGCAAGACTTTGTGTCTCTAGGAAAACTGTCCTATCTAATTTAAAACAGTCGGTCCTCAATTCCATCTCTCATATCGAAGTGattgatgaaaatgagCAGAGTATAAAACTTGCTAAATTTGCTTGGAAAATAAAGGTTGAATACTCAATTAGCTTCATTACCGAAACGCTACCGAGTCCATGTTCTCAAATCTTCGTTACCTTGTATAAGAATGGCCAGAAGACGAAAAGCGTACAGGACATAGTCAACGGCATGATTAAGGAATACGGCGTTGTTGGAGGAATCGTAGAATTTATCAAATCATTATTTATATAA
- the IES1 gene encoding Ies1p (Syntenic homolog of Ashbya gossypii AGL028C; Syntenic homolog of Saccharomyces cerevisiae YFL013C (IES1)), with protein MMSNGRVYDPIHDVFQVQNENDLGSLVLSKNAVLSQDTYTQEDGTIGREMDHDDESTQSDEARQLVDYHRNGSLKQNHMTPTKKKGKEPSRYTRHLKKQDGEQFTRKDIQYAFLYELLSDKRQIFENIFRSTFSITAQESDDADTLNVTDVNYNARFFIANKKLTFSQLYVLTIASSKKCSKILRDKLLFDHQVAFSTCVLSLLVNFGRLNTTVNFFPEMTSQLRTFHSIPCLQHQRRDPKSLQDTPRIKSILKTIPLGQEPLKLSTWYSSTDRKFRPNIVNLLFTICDNPQIVNVHFVLPYIDADTTLFEIFDSPKYQPKDRASFFLWLAYIHLETSLTPEDIQPALKLFGIDDKFPMRLATQEYDIDTEAELIFGSHQNQRRLRFLKKHPRKALSDTQGGSDQNLKDENLGDMAFDSGPTNSEEANDETYDVLKPPAKPAPKQAKMRPRTRVKVVHQESSQDLLKPAIAESTPAEASQQEEDFSSWAQTVDEMIEADSNYQVAPDLTHSEAQALLLRAHKVARKKRQELGLIKAFDEYEDIALATVIGVRGKKRKKFSDGVLGYETDYMNYMHTAKKIFLKSLDQPLPEQHFNL; from the coding sequence ATGATGTCTAACGGTAGAGTTTACGATCCTATACACGACGTGTTCCAAGTGCAAAATGAAAATGATTTGGGTTCTTTAGTTCTCAGCAAAAATGCAGTGTTATCACAGGACACATATACACAAGAAGATGGTACTATAGGAAGAGAAATGGACCATGATGATGAGTCTACTCAATCTGATGAAGCTAGACAATTGGTTGATTACCATAGAAATGGTTCTCTGAAGCAGAATCATATGACACCAACGAAGAAGAAGGGTAAGGAACCAAGTCGGTATACTAGGCATTTAAAAAAACAAGACGGGGAACAATTTACAAGGAAAGATATACAGTATGCATTCCTATATGAGTTGTTATCTGATAAACGTCAaatttttgaaaatatCTTTCGCAGTACCTTTTCCATTACGGCGCAGGAGTCGGATGACGCAGATACGCTGAACGTTACAGATGTGAACTACAATGCACGCTTTTTTATTGCTAACAAAAAGTTGACGTTTTCGCAGTTATACGTTTTAACGATAGCGTCTTCTAAAAAGTGTTCTAAGATATTGCGTGATAAATTGCTGTTTGATCACCAGGTGGCATTTTCAACATGCGTCCTTTCTTTGCTTGTTAATTTCGGGCGTTTGAATACAACAGTTAATTTCTTCCCTGAGATGACATCGCAATTAAGAACATTCCATTCGATACCGTGCTTACAGCATCAAAGACGAGATCCGAAGTCGCTGCAAGATACACCGAGAATTAAATCCATTTTGAAAACAATACCGCTTGGACAGGAACCGTTGAAGTTATCCACGTGGTATTCTTCTACGGACCGTAAATTCAGACCCAATATAGTGAACTTGCTGTTCACCATATGCGACAATCCACAGATCGTAAATGTTCATTTCGTGCTTCCTTACATTGATGCAGATACAACTTTatttgaaatatttgatTCCCCAAAGTATCAACCAAAGGATAGAGCTTCTTTTTTCCTCTGGCTGGCTTACATTCATCTAGAGACTTCGCTGACGCCTGAAGATATTCAGCCCGCACTTAAGTTATTTGGAATAGATGACAAATTCCCTATGAGACTGGCAACTCAGGAATACGACATTGACACTGAAGCGGAGCTAATATTTGGCAGCCACCAGAACCAAAGAAGACTACGGTTTTTAAAGAAACACCCTAGAAAGGCACTTTCGGATACTCAAGGGGGGAGCGATCAGAATTTAAAAGATGAAAATCTGGGCGATATGGCTTTTGATTCTGGTCCAACGAATAGTGAAGAAGCTAATGATGAAACTTATGATGTTCTGAAACCACCTGCAAAACCTGCTCCAAAGCAAGCAAAGATGAGACCCCGCACAAGAGTGAAAGTTGTGCACCAAGAGTCCTCACAGGATTTACTGAAACCAGCAATTGCTGAATCTACTCCTGCTGAAGCTTCCCAGCAAGAGGAAGATTTCAGTAGTTGGGCTCAAACTGTAGATGAGATGATAGAGGCCGATTCAAATTATCAGGTAGCCCCAGATTTAACTCATTCCGAAGCTCAGGCATTACTTCTAAGAGCCCATAAAGTTGCAAGGAAAAAGAGACAAGAATTAGGATTGATCAAAGCCTTCGATGAATATGAGGATATAGCACTGGCCACTGTGATAGGCGTTCGTGGTaagaaaaggaagaagtTTAGTGATGGAGTTCTAGGATATGAAACGGACTATATGAACTACATGCATACTGCCAAAAAGATATTTCTTAAGAGCCTAGATCAGCCGTTACCCGAGCAGCATTTTAACTTGTAG
- the CDC4 gene encoding SCF ubiquitin ligase complex subunit CDC4 (Syntenic homolog of Ashbya gossypii AGL024W; Syntenic homolog of Saccharomyces cerevisiae YFL009W (CDC4) and Non-syntenic homolog of Saccharomyces cerevisiae YER066W (RRT13)) yields MGQYSNNDATPARYSMSVSEYPLANVQVPYQYKIEKSFSSEEATCFLVNSLSREQLPSLKRRPSSEEAAATHKKTKTEAEELARGIRYNALQYGKNGAGESVAGLGATVSAANPSSVHGDCSSDAESIIDAAIEASERDFDTELCEPDSSAEEGTAVAPPVLSTAPVPQVPVEALPISPLDSPGYTPPFTGFATTNPTNTTVSGVESNVVLGNISASPTLQDTMRNVASNAFLQLPHSAYKNLIFQLISKMNRSELSDLSTLLKDHLKRDFLQSLPIEISMNILDNLGFEDICSCLLVNSAWNNLIKNSPHIWKRLMLNEGFITKDKFSSYCDRVPENYRLLPNPDDRFRLDFLENRWILENWYNPSYKPGRTCLDGHRTNVVTCLQFEGDYIITGADDKRINVYDAEKEQFKLELVGHEGGVWALKYVGDEILVSGSTDRTVRIWNVKAGKCTHVFKGHTSTVRCLDVVEHEGIKYIVTGSRDNTLHVWKLPDPKAPDYNPNITKQFSNTGDNPFFVGILRGHMSSVRAVSGHGNIVVSGSYDHNLMVWDIAKMKLRYVLTGHTNKIYSTLYDHKMKRCISASLDTTIRVWDLAEIHNNGSVTPVNSTSASKVSGSLRTLCGHTGLVGLLGLSDKYLVSAAADGSLRVWDSTDYSKQFSFHHTNSSAITTFFMSDNLLVSGSEHQFNIYDLRTGRLVHKHLLNDADQIWGVKFNNRKLVAAVESNGHSYVEILDFGSRNRPVNFASMRSPPSSSSFLNHSRAPSTFS; encoded by the coding sequence ATGGGACAATATTCTAATAATGATGCGACACCGGCGAGGTATTCGATGTCGGTTTCAGAGTATCCACTTGCCAATGTGCAGGTTCCCTATCAGTATAAGATAGAAAAGTCCTTCTCGAGTGAGGAAGCAACATGCTTTCTAGTGAACTCGCTTAGCCGTGAACAGCTTCCTTCTCTTAAGAGGAGACCAAGCTCGGAAGAAGCTGCTGCTACACATAAGAAAACCAAGacagaagcagaagagCTGGCGAGAGGCATCAGGTATAATGCTCTTCAATATGGGAAGAACGGAGCTGGAGAATCAGTAGCGGGTTTAGGTGCTACTGTTAGCGCTGCCAACCCTAGCTCGGTCCATGGAGATTGTTCAAGTGATGCCGAGAGTATTATAGATGCTGCTATTGAAGCATCAGAACGGGATTTTGACACAGAGTTATGTGAACCTGATAGTTCCGCAGAAGAAGGTACAGCTGTGGCTCCTCCTGTGTTGAGCACAGCTCCGGTACCCCAAGTGCCGGTGGAGGCATTGCCGATATCACCTTTGGACTCCCCAGGGTACACACCCCCATTCACTGGATTTGCGACTACAAATCCCACTAACACCACCGTTTCCGGAGTTGAAAGCAACGTGGTGCTTGGGAATATTTCTGCTTCCCCAACTTTACAAGATACAATGCGAAATGTTGCAAGTAATGCTTTTCTACAGCTACCGCATTCCGCCTATAAGAACTTGATTTTCCAGTTGATCTCTAAGATGAACCGCAGTGAGTTGTCTGATCTATCTACACTATTAAAAGACCACTTAAAAAGGGACTTTTTACAATCACTACCAATTGAAATATCGATGAACATATTGGATAATCTAGGATTTGAAGATATATGTTCATGTCTTTTGGTTAATAGCGCATGGAACAATCTGATTAAAAATAGTCCCCATATCTGGAAAAGGCTAATGTTGAATGAGGGGTTTATTACTAAGGATAAATTTAGTTCATATTGTGACCGAGTGCCAGAAAATTATCGTTTGTTGCCTAATCCTGATGATAGATTCCGATTAGACTTTTTAGAAAACAGATGGATTTTAGAAAATTGGTATAACCCTAGTTATAAACCGGGTAGAACATGCCTTGATGGACACAGAACCAACGTAGTAACATGTCTTCAATTTGAAGGAGACTATATTATCACTGGTGCTGATGATAAGAGGATAAATGTTTATGATGCCGAAAAAGAACAATTCAAACTAGAGTTGGTAGGCCATGAAGGGGGGGTTTGGGCTCTGAAATATGTTGGAGATGAAATACTTGTAAGTGGTTCAACAGATCGTACGGTTAGGATTTGGAATGTGAAAGCTGGAAAATGTACACATGTCTTTAAAGGACACACATCCACAGTCAGGTGCTTGGACGTAGTAGAGCATGAGGGtataaaatatattgtTACCGGTTCAAGGGATAATACTTTACATGTATGGAAACTGCCTGACCCTAAAGCTCCCGATTATAATCCAAACATAACCAAACAATTTAGCAATACGGGGGATAATCCATTTTTTGTCGGTATATTAAGAGGGCATATGTCTTCAGTACGTGCTGTATCGGGGCACGGTAATATTGTGGTTAGCGGGTCTTACGATCACAATTTGATGGTATGGGATATTGCCAAGATGAAACTTCGTTATGTTCTAACAGGACATACAAATAAAATATATTCAACTTTATATGATCATAAAATGAAACGGTGCATATCCGCTAGTTTGGATACTACTATAAGGGTCTGGGATCTTGCAGAGATTCATAATAATGGTTCCGTTACACCTGTTAATTCTACAAGTGCTTCAAAGGTTTCTGGATCTTTACGTACATTATGTGGTCATACTGGTCTTGTTGGTCTTTTAGGTTTGTCCGACAAGTATTTGGTAAGCGCAGCTGCAGATGGGTCTCTTCGCGTATGGGACTCAACAGATTATTCTAAACaattttcttttcatcATACAAATTCAAGTGCAATTACTACGTTCTTTATGTCGGATAACCTATTGGTTAGCGGTTCCGAACACCAGTTTAATATTTACGATCTAAGAACTGGTAGATTGGTTCATAAGCATCTTTTAAATGATGCGGACCAAATATGGGGCGTTAAATTTAATAACAGGAAACTAGTTGCCGCTGTAGAGTCCAACGGCCATAGTTACGTTGAAATTTTGGACTTTGGCTCTAGGAATAGGCCCGTAAATTTTGCATCAATGAGGTCACCTCCGTCTTCATCCAGCTTTTTGAATCACTCGAGGGCGCCTTCAACGTTCAGCTAG
- a CDS encoding HGL024Wp (Syntenic homolog of Ashbya gossypii AGL024W-A; Syntenic homolog of Ashbya gossypii NOHBY748; No homolog in Saccharomyces cerevisiae; Syntenic homolog of Kluyveromyces lactis KLLA0D07524g) — protein MSTSSSLTKESYSNIPRDSPMKRLSPSSGVFSRNSRRGVNNRHPMRIFGRYMMASALMLVLSTGLDILLVVNIIIQYRTMTIKNIPQFIWKGACIAISILLIYGLNKFNLWFYRKLSARSSNFYSSLGIQHGYEMSNL, from the coding sequence ATGTCGACATCTTCAAGTTTGACCAAAGAGTCGTATTCAAACATCCCAAGGGATAGTCCAATGAAAAGGCTTTCACCCTCCAGTGGAGTTTTCTCTAGGAACTCTAGACGTGGTGTAAATAATCGTCATCCAATGCGTATATTTGGTCGTTATATGATGGCAAGTGCTCTTATGCTCGTACTTTCTACGGGTTTGGATATATTGTTGGTCGTTAACATCATTATTCAATATCGGACGATGacaattaaaaatattCCTCAGTTTATTTGGAAAGGTGCATGTATTGCCATTTCTATTTTGCTAATTTATGGGTTGAATAAATTTAATCTCTGGTTTTACAGAAAACTGTCTGCTCGCTCAAGCAATTTTTATTCAAGCCTGGGAATACAGCACGGATATGAAATGAGTAACCTTTGA